Sequence from the Amycolatopsis sp. NBC_00345 genome:
GACGCCACCAGGCCGCCGACCACGAGCCAGCGGTGCCGGAGCAGCCAGCCGTGCACGGCCTTCAGGTGCACCCCCGCGACGGCGCCCAGCACCGAATAGAACTGGTACGGCAGCAGCGTCGTGTAGAACCGCGTGACGGTGGTGTAGTCGACGCTGGCGGGCGGGTGGCTCAGGAACAGCGTGACCGCGATCTGGATCGCGCCGGAGACGGCCAGCACCAGCCACGGCCGGCGCCGGATCACGCCCACCAGCTTCATCAGCAGCGGGAACAGCAGGTACACCTGCAGGGTCACGAGCAGGAAGTACAGGTGGTACCAGGCGGTCCCGGTCCCGATCTCGATCACCAGCGCCCGCAGCGCCGCGCCGGCCGACGGCGGCGGCTGCTCGGAGGTGGCCAGCGAGTACGCCCAGTAGACCACCGACCAGAGCACGTACGGCACCGCGACCAGCGGCACCCGGCGGCGCCAGAACTTCCCGACCGCCAGCGGCCGGTCCCGGTACTGGAAAACCAGCACGAACGTGCTCAGCGCGAAGAACGCCTGGCGGGTGAAGTGCAGCAGCCCCTCGATCGCGTCCGAGTGCACGTCCTGCGGGAACGTGGTGGCGCCCAGCACGTGCATGAAGATCACGAACGCGAAGGTGATCACCCGGAACAGGTCCAACTGGTACAAGTGGGACGGCCGGGTCGAAGCGCGCGCCGCCGGGCGGGCGATCTGGGTGGTGCTCATGGTTCGGGCACGCTCCTGGGGTCGGAGATGGTCTTGGCGCCAGACTCGCCACCCCGGCTGTGAATGGACTGTGTCGTCCCTGAGAGTCGGCTGTTCCATCGGGCCCCACGATGTCATTCCCACGACCGTGGCCGCCGACCGGAGTCCGGGTTCGGCGGTCCAGATCACAGTCGGCCGATTGACACCGGCCGCGCCGCCCAGCAGAATTCCGGGCGCCACAACCGCACCGCCGCCCGGTAGCCAGTGGGGAATCGTTGGCATCCCCGCGACCGAAAAGGGCGTTCGAGAAGTGCGAAGGCTATTACGCGTGCTCGGCACGACCATCCTCACCGCCACGCTCGCGGTCGTCCCGCTGAGCGGGGCGACGGCCGCCCCCGGGGCGCCGCACACCGTGGTGACAGACGGTAAGAAGCTCGCCGCCGTACGCGCGGCGCTCGACCACGGCACCGCGACCCCGGCGCAGCGGGCGGCCCTGAAGACGGTGCTGGCCAAGGCGGACGACGCGCTCACCGCCGGGCCGTGGTCGGTGATGGACAAGCCCACCACCCCGCCCAGCGGCGACAAGCACGACTACCAGAGCCAGGCGCCGTACCAGTGGGCCAGCAAGCCGAAGACCCCGGACAACCCGCAGGGCTGCCCGTACGTCAACCGCGACGGCCAGCGCAACCCCGAGGCCGACGCGATCACCGACCACACCTACCGGATGGTGGCGTGGGACGCGATCTACTACCTCAGCACCGCCTGGTACTACACCGGCGACGCGAAGTACGCGCAGCGCGCCGCGCTCGACATCCGCACCTGGTTCCTCGACCCGGCCACGCGGATGAACCCGAACATGACGTACTCGCAGATCGTGCCGTGCAAGGACACCA
This genomic interval carries:
- a CDS encoding acyltransferase, producing the protein MSTTQIARPAARASTRPSHLYQLDLFRVITFAFVIFMHVLGATTFPQDVHSDAIEGLLHFTRQAFFALSTFVLVFQYRDRPLAVGKFWRRRVPLVAVPYVLWSVVYWAYSLATSEQPPPSAGAALRALVIEIGTGTAWYHLYFLLVTLQVYLLFPLLMKLVGVIRRRPWLVLAVSGAIQIAVTLFLSHPPASVDYTTVTRFYTTLLPYQFYSVLGAVAGVHLKAVHGWLLRHRWLVVGGLVASLGVAEAGYFWNVHNGLWPEVASDAFRLYLIPWFVAAIAAIYLAGARWSEGRRRGSRFVSWAVDRSFGIFLSHPLALALLSPLIALVGDGVGAPWTTIVVYPATVALTLVIVEVLRRLPCSKVLTGRPPLRAAAKVA